A window from Numida meleagris isolate 19003 breed g44 Domestic line chromosome 21, NumMel1.0, whole genome shotgun sequence encodes these proteins:
- the SNRNP200 gene encoding U5 small nuclear ribonucleoprotein 200 kDa helicase, with the protein MADVTARSLQYEYKANSNLVLQADRSLIDRTRRDEPTGEVLSLVGKLEGTRMGDKAQRTKPQMQEERRAKRRKRDEDRHDINKMKGYTLLSEGIDEMVGIIYKPKTKETRETYEVLLSFIQAALGDQPRDILCGAADEVLAVLKNEKLRDKERRKEIDLLLGQTDDTRYHVLVNLGKKITDYGGDKEIQNMDDNIDETYGVNVQFESDEEEGDEDIYGEVRDEASDDDMEGDEAVVRCTLSANLVASGELMSSKKKDLHPRDIDAFWLQRQLSRFYDDAIVSQKKADEVLEILKTASDDRECENQLVLLLGFNTFDFIKVLRQHRMMILYCTLLASAQSEAEKERIMGKMEADPELSKFLYQLHETEKEDLIREERSRRERVRQSRMDTDLETMDLDQGGEALAPRQVLDLEDLVFAQGSHFMANKRCQLPDGSFRRQRKGYEEVHVPALKPKPFGSEEQLVSVEKLPKYAQAGFEGFKTLNRIQSKLYRAALESDENLLLCAPTGAGKTNVALMCMLREIGKHINMDGTINVDDFKIIYIAPMRSLVQEMVGSFGKRLATYGINVAELTGDHQLCKEEISATQIIVCTPEKWDIITRKGGERTYTQLVRLVILDEIHLLHDDRGPVLESLVARAIRNIEMTQEDVRLVGLSATLPNYEDVATFLRVDPAKGLFYFDNSFRPVPLEQTYVGITEKKAIKRFQIMNEIVYEKIMEHAGKNQVLVFVHSRKETGKTARAIRDMCLEKDTLGLFLREGSASTEVLRTEAEQCKNLELKDLLPYGFAIHHAGMTRVDRTLVEDLFADKHIQVLVSTATLAWGVNLPAHTVIIKGTQVYSPEKGRWTELGALDILQMLGRAGRPQYDTKGEGILITSHGELQYYLSLLNQQLPIESQMVSKLPDMLNAETVLGNVQNAKDAVNWLGYTYLYIRMLRSPTLYGISHDDLKGDPLLEQRRLDLVHTAALMLDKNNLVKYDKKTGNFQVTELGRIASHYYITNETMQTYNQLLKPTLSEIELFRVFSLSSEFRNITVREEEKLELQKLLERVPIPVKESIEEPSAKINVLLQAFISQLKLEGFALMADMVYVTQSAGRLMRAIFEIVLNRGWAQLTDKTLNLCKMIDKRMWQSMCPLRQFKKLPEEVVKKIEKKNFPFERLYDLNHNEIGELIRMPKMGKTIHKYVHLFPKLELSVHLQPITRSTLKVELTIAPDFQWDEKVHGSSEAFWILVEDVDSEVILHHEYFLLKAKYAQDEHLVTFFVPVFEPLPPQYFIRVVSDRWLSCETQLPVSFRHLILPEKYPPPTELLDLQPLPVSALRNSAFESLYQDKFPFFNPIQTQVFNTVYNSDDNVFVGAPTGSGKTICAEFAILRMLLQNSEGRCVYITPMEALAEQVFMDWYEKFQERLNKKVVLLTGETSTDLKLLGKGNIIISTPEKWDILSRRWKQRKNVQNVNLFIVDEVHLIGGENGPVLEVICSRMRYISSQIERPIRIVALSSSLSNAKDVAHWLGCSATSTFNFHPNVRPVPLELHIQGFNISHTQTRLLSMAKPVYHAIMKHSPKKPIIVFVPSRKQTRLTAINILTTCASDVQRHRFLHCAEKDLVPYLDKLNDNTLKETLVNGVGYLHEGLTAMERRVVEQLFSSGAVQVMVASRSLCWGMNIAAHLVIIMDTQYYNGKIHAYVDYPIYDVLQMVGHANRPLQDDEGRCVIMCQGSKKDFFKKFLYEPLPVESHLDHCMHDHFNAEIVTKTIENKQDAVDYLTWTFLYRRMTQNPNYYNLQGVSHRHLSDHLSELVEQTLSDLEQSKCISIEDEMDVAPLNLGMIAAYYYINYTTIELFSMSLNAKTKVRGLIEIISNAAEYENIPIRHHEDNLLRQLAQKVPHKLTNPKFNDPHVKTNLLLQAHLSRMQLSAELQSDTEEILSKAIRLIQACVDVLSSNGWLSPALAAMELAQMVTQAMWSKDSYLKQLPHFTSEHIKRCTDKGVESVFDIMEMEDEDRNALLQLSDAQIADVARFCNRYPNIELSYEVVEKESIRSGGPVVVLVQLEREEEVTGPVIAPLFPQKREEGWWVVIGDSKSNSLISIKRLTLQQKAKVKLDFVAPATGTHNYTLYFMSDAYMGCDQEYKFSVDVKEAESDSESD; encoded by the exons ATGGCGGACGTGACCGCTCGCAGCCTGCAGTATGAGTACAAGGCG aaCTCCAACCTCGTGCTCCAAGCTGACCGCTCTCTCATTGACCGGACGCGGCGTGATGAGCCGACGGGCGAGGTGCTGTCCCTGGTGGGCAAGCTGGAGGGCACCCGCATGGGCGACAAGGCGCAGCGCACCAAGCCGCAGATGCAGGAGGAGCGACGCGCCAA GAGAAGGAAGCGCGATGAGGACAGGCACGACATCAACAAAATGAAGGGCTACACCCTGCTGTCCGAGGGCATCGACGAGATGGTGGGGATCATCTACAAGCCCAAGACCAAGGAGACCCGGGAGACCTACGAGGTGCTGCTGAGCTTCATCCAGGCAGCCCTTGGGGACCAG CCGCGAGACATTCTGTGCGGGGCTGCCGACGAGGTCCTGGCAGTGCTGAAGAACGAGAAGCTGCGCGACAAGGAGAGGCGCAAGGAGATCGATCTGCTGCTGGGCCAGACCGACGACACCCGCTACCACGTGCTGGTGAACCTGGGCAAGAAGATCACGGATTACGGCGGCGACAAGGAAATTCAGAACATGG ATGACAACATCGATGAGACGTACGGCGTGAACGTGCAGTTCGAGTCTGACGAGGAG GAAGGTGACGAGGACATCTACGGCGAAGTGCGTGACGAGGCGTCCGATGATGACATGGAAGGAGACGAAGCCGTCGTCCGTTGCACCCTCTCAGCCAAC cttgtAGCATCAGGTGAATTGATGAGCTCAAAGAAGAAGGATCTGCATCCCCGAGACATCGACGCCTTCTGGCTCCAGCGGCAGCTGAGCCGCTTCTACGATGATGCCATCGTTTCCCAGAAGAAGGCAGATGAAGTGCTGGAGATCCTCAAG ACTGCGAGCGATGACCGGGAGTGTGAGAACCAGCTTGTTCTGCTCCTGGGCTTCAACACCTTTGACTTCATCAAAGTGCTGCGGCAGCACCGCATGATGA TCCTCTACTGCACTTTGCTGGCCAGTGCCCAAAGcgaagctgaaaaagaaaggataatgGGGAAGATGGAAGCAGATCCTGAGCTGTCCAAGTTCTTGTACCAGTTGCATGAGACCGAGAAGGAGGATCTCATCCGG GAGGAGCGCTCTCGCCGGGAGCGTGTTCGGCAGTCCCGGATGGACACTGACCTGGAGACCATGGATCTCGACCAAGGAGGAGAG GCGCTGGCTCCCCGGCAGGTGCTGGACTTGGAGGACCTGGTGTTTGCTCAGGGCAGCCACTTCATGGCCAACAAGCGATGCCAGCTGCCCGACGGCTCCTTCCGCAGGCAGCGCAAGGGCTACGAGGAGGTGCACGTGCCGGCCCTGAAGCCGAAGCCTTTTGGCTCTGAAGAG caATTGGTTTCTGTGGAAAAGCTGCCCAAATATGCCCAGGCTGGATTTGAAGGGTTTAAAACACTGAACCGTATCCAGAGCAAACTGTACCGCGCTGCGCTGGAGTCAGATGAGAACCTGCTGCTGTGCGCTCCCACG GGAGCTGGGAAGACGAACGTGGCGCTGATGTGCATGCTGCGAGAAATAGGGAAGCACATCAACATGGATGGGACCATCAACGTGGACGACTTCAAGATCATCTACATCGCACCCATGAGGTCTTTGGTGCAGGAGATGGTGGGCAGCTTCGGGAAG CGCCTGGCAACCTACGGCATCAACGTGGCGGAGCTGACGGGGGATCACCAGCTGTGCAAGGAGGAAATCAGCGCCACCCAGATCATCGTCTGCACCCCGGAGAAGTGGGACATCATCACTCGCAAGGGGGGAGAGCGCACCTACACCCAGCTGGTGCGGCTCGTCATCCTG GATGAAATACACCTGCTGCATGACGACCGAGGGCCTGTGCTGGAGTCTTTGGTCGCCAGAGCCATCCGCAACATCGAGATGACGCAGGAGGACGTCAGGCTCGTCGGCTTGAGTGCCACCCTCCCCAACTACGAGGACGTGGCGACGTTCCTCCGGGTGGACCCTGCCAAAGGCTTGTTCTATTTTGATAACAG cttcCGACCAGTGCCCCTGGAGCAGACCTACGTGGGTATCACAGAGAAGAAAGCCATCAAACGCTTCCAGATAATGAATGAGATCGTTTATGAGAAGATTATGGAGCACGCAGGAAAGAACCAG GTGCTGGTGTTCGTTCACTCCAGGAAGGAGACTGGCAAGACAGCACGGGCCATCAGGGACATGTGTCTGGAGAAGGACACCCTGGGCCTCTTCCTGCGAGAGGGCTCGGCCTCCACCGAGGTGCTGAGGACGGAAGCCGAGCAGTGCAAG AACCTGGAGCTGAAGGACCTGCTGCCCTATGGCTTTGCCATTCACCACGCTGGGATGACACGAGTGGACAGGACGTTGGTGGAGGATCTGTTTGCTGACAAACACATCCAG GTTCTGGTGTCCACAGCAACGCTGGCCTGGGGGGTGAACCTCCCTGCCCACACCGTCATCATCAAGGGCACGCAGGTGTACAGCCCTGAGAAGGGACGCTGGACGGAGCTCGGTGCTTTGGACATCCTGCAG ATGCTGGGCCGTGCTGGGAGGCCTCAGTACGACACCAAAGGAGAGGGGATCCTCATCACATCCCACGGCGAGCTGCAGTATTACCTGTCCCTGCTCAACCAGCAGCTCCCCATCGAGAGTCAGATGGTGTCGAAGCTCCCGGACATGCTGAATGCAGAAACCGTGCTGGGAAACGTCCAGAACGCGAAG GACGCGGTGAATTGGCTCGGTTACACCTACCTGTACATCCGGATGCTGCGCTCCCCCACCCTCTATGGGATTTCCCACGATGATTTGAAGGGGGACCCGCTGCTGGAGCAGCGCCGCTTGGATCTGGTTCACACCGCAGCCCTCATGTTGGACAAGAACAACCTGGTGAAGTACGACAAGAAGACGGGGAACTTCCAG GTGACGGAGCTGGGCCGCATCGCCAGCCACTACTACATCACCAACGAGACGATGCAGACGTACAACCAGCTCCTGAAGCCCACCCTGAGTGAAATCGAGCTGTTTCGGGTCTTCTCGCTGTCCTCGGAGTTCAGAAACATCACAGTGAGGGAG gaggagaagctTGAGCTTCAGAAGTTGCTGGAGCGAGTTCCGATCCCTGTGAAGGAGAGCATAGAGGAGCCCAGTGCCAAG ATCAACGTGCTCCTCCAGGCCTTCATCTCCCAGCTGAAGCTGGAAGGATTTGCTCTCATGGCAGACATGGTGTACGTTACCCAG TCCGCGGGGCGGCTGATGCGCGCCATCTTCGAGATCGTCCTGAACCGCGGCTGGGCCCAGCTCACCGACAAGACCCTCAACCTCTGCAAGATGATTGACAAACGGAT GTGGCAGTCCATGTGCCCTCTGCGCCAGTTCAAGAAGCTGCCTGAAGAAGTGGTGAAGAAAATCGAGAAGAAGAATTTCCCGTTTGAACGGCTCTACGACCTGAACCACAACGAAATAG GAGAGCTGATCCGGATGCCCAAGATGGGCAAAACAATCCACAAATACGTCCATCTGTTCCCAAAGCTGGAGCTCTCTGTCCACCTGCAGCCCATTACCCGCTCTACCCTGAAAGTGGAGCTCACCATTGCCCCCGACTTCCAGTGGGATGAGAAG GTGCACGGCTCATCCGAAGCTTTCTGGATCCTGGTGGAGGACGTGGACAGCGAGGTGATCCTGCACCACGAGTACTTCCTGCTGAAGGCCAAGTACGCGCAGGACGAGCACCTCGTCACCTTCTTCGTGCCCGTGTTCGAGCCGCTGCCCCCGCAGTACTTCATCCGGGTGGTGTCCGACCGCTGGCTCT CCTGTGAGACCCAGCTGCCCGTTTCCTTCCGCCACCTGATCCTCCCTGAGAAGTACCCCCCTCCCACGGAGCTGCTGGATCTGCAGCCGCTGCCCGTGTCCGCTCTGCGGAACAGCGCCTTCGAGAGCCTCTACCAGGACAAGTTCCCTTTCTTCAACCCCATCCAGACTCAGG TGTTTAACACCGTCTACAACAGCGACGACAACGTGTTTGTGGGTGCCCCCACGGGAAGCGGGAAGACCATTTGTGCTGAGTTTGCCATCctgaggatgctgctgcagaactCGGAGGGACGCTGCGTGTACATCACCCCCATGGAGGCCCTGGCAGAGCAG GTCTTCATGGACTGGTACGAAAAGTTCCAGGAGCGTCTCAATAAGAAAGTGGTCTTGCTGACAGGAGAGACCAGCACTGACCTGAAGCTGCTGGGCAAAGGGAACATCATCATCAGCACCCCTGAGAAATGGGACATCCTGTCCCGGCGCTGGAAGCAGCGCAAGAACGTCCAGAACGTCAACCTCTTCATCGTGGATGAAGTGCACCTCATCGGGGGCGAGAACGGG CCCGTGCTGGAGGTCATCTGCTCCCGGATGCGCTACATCTCCTCGCAGATCGAGCGGCCCATCCGCATCGTGGCCCTCAGCTCGTCCCTGTCCAACGCCAAGGACGTGGCACACTGGCTGGGCTGCAGTGCCACCTCCACCTTCAACTTCCACCCCAACGTCCGCCCCGTGCCCCTAGAGCTGCACATCCAG GGCTTCAACATCAGCCACACGCAGACCCGCCTGCTCTCCATGGCCAAGCCCGTCTACCACGCCATCATGAAGCACTCCCCCAAAAAGCCCATCATCGTCTTCGTGCCGTCCCGCAAGCAGACGCGGCTCACGGCCATCAACATCCTCACCACGTGCGCCTCAGACGTCCAGAGACACAG GTTCCTGCACTGcgcagagaaggacctggtgCCCTACCTGGACAAGCTGAATGACAACACCCTGAAGGAGACGCTGGTGAACGGGGTGGGCTACCTGCACGAGGGGCTGACGGCCATGGAGCGGCGCGTGGTAGAGCAGCTTTTCAGCTCtg GAGCAGTGCAGGTGATGGTTGCCTCCCGCAGCCTCTGCTGGGGTATGAACATTGCAGCGCACCTGGTGATCATCATGGACACGCAGTACTACAACGGCAAGATCCACGC GTACGTGGATTACCCCATCTACGACGTGCTGCAGATGGTGGGCCACGCCAACCGCCCGCTGCAGGACGACGAAGGTCGTTGTGTCATCATGTGCCAGGGATCCAAGAAG GATTTCTTCAAGAAATTCCTCTACGAGCCCCTGCCCGTGGAATCACACCTGGACCATTGCATGCACGATCACTTCAACGCCGAGATTGTCACCAAGACCATTGAAAACAAGCAGGATGCGGTGGACTACCTCACTTGGACGTTCCTGTACCGCAGGATGACGCAGAATCCAAACTACTACAACCTGCAAG GTGTGTCCCACAGGCATCTGTCCGACCACCTCTCGGAACTGGTGGAGCAGACCCTCAGTGACCTGGAGCAGTCCAAGTGCATCAGCATCGAGGACGAGATGGACGTGGCTCCCCTGAACCTGGGGATGATCGCAGCCTATTACTACATCAACTACACCACCATCG AGCTCTTCAgcatgtccctcaatgccaaAACCAAAGTGCGAGGGCTGATTGAGATCATCTCCAACGCTGCTGAGTATGAGAACATCCCTATCCGGCACCACGAGGACAACCTGCTGCGCCAG CTGGCCCAGAAAGTTCCCCACAAGCTGACCAACCCCAAATTCAACGACCCCCACGTCAAGAccaacctcctgctgcaggctcaCTTGTCGCGCATGCAGCTGAGCGCCGAGCTGCAGTCGGACACGGAGGAGATCCTCAGCAAG GCGATCCGGCTGATCCAGGCGTGCGTGGACGTCCTGTCCAGCAATGGCTGGCTGAGCCCCGCGCTGGCCGCCATGGAGCTGGCGCAGATGGTGACACAAGCCATGTGGTCCAAGGATTCCTACCTCAAGCAGCTGCCTCACTTCACCTCTGAGCACATCAAGCGCTGCACCGACAAG GGGGTGGAGAGCGTCTTTGACATCATGGAAATGGAGGACGAGGACCGGAAcgccctgctgcagctctcggACGCGCAGATCGCCGACGTCGCCCGCTTCTGCAACCGCTACCCCAACATTGAGCTGTCCTACGAGGTGGTGGAGAAGGAAAGCATCCGGag TGGGGGGCCCGTGGTGGTGCTGGTGCAGCTGGAGCGTGAGGAGGAGGTCACCGGCCCCGTCATCGCTCCCCTCTTCCCCCAG AAACGTGAGGAGGGCTGGTGGGTGGTGATCGGCGACTCCAAGTCCAACAGCCTCATCTCCATCAAGCGGCTGACGCTGCAGCAGAAGGCCAAG GTGAAGCTGGATTTCGTGGCCCCGGCCACGGGGACGCACAACTACACGCTGTACTTCATGAGCGACGCCTACATGGGCTGCGACCAGGAGTACAAGTTCAGCGTGGACGTGAAGGA